Proteins encoded together in one Prunus dulcis chromosome 3, ALMONDv2, whole genome shotgun sequence window:
- the LOC117620976 gene encoding threonine--tRNA ligase, chloroplastic/mitochondrial 2 isoform X1, with translation MLILQRMATSSSFLSTPLLKASSSFPTHFLSPLKHCVSAPSTEFRALALYRNRNGVSTSSAAVATETQVSTQDDKLKETQKEKSDKLEKVVLPTNESSESLLRIRHTCAHVMAMAVQKLFPDAKVTIGPWIENGFYYDFDMEPLTDKELKRIKKEMDRIIGKNLPLIREEVSRDEAQRRITALNEPYKLEILDSIKEDPITIYHIGNEWWDLCAGPHVEYTGKINRKAVELESIAGAYWRGDEKKQMLQRIYGTAWESEDQLKAYLHFKEEAKRRDHRRLGQVLDLFSIQNDAGGGLVFWHPKGAIVRHVIEDLWKKIHIERGYDLLYTPHVAKADLWRISGHLDFYKENMYDQMNIEDELYQLRPMNCPYHILIYKRRPHSYHDFPIRVAELGTVYRYELSGSLHGLFRVRGFTQDDAHIFCLEDQIKDEIRGVLDLTEELLLQFGFSKYEVNLSTRPEKSVGDDDIWVKATSALRDALDDKGWSYQIDDGGGAFYGPKIDLKIEDALGRKWQCSTIQVDFNLPQRFDITYVDSNSEKKRPIMIHRAVLGSLERFFGVLIEHYAGDFPLWLSPVQAHVLPVTDTQLDYCKEVTNKLKVNGIRGELCHGERLPKLIRNSEMLKIPLMAVVGAKEVETGTVTVRSRFGGDLGTMAIDDFVSTIKSAIESRASI, from the exons ATGTTAATTCTTCAGAGAATGgccacttcttcttctttcctttcaaCCCCTCTCCTAaaggcttcttcttcttttcccaCCCATTTCCTTTCCCCTCTTAAACACTGCGTTTCAGCACCCAGCACAGAGTTCAGGGCTCTTGCTCTTTACAGGAACAGAAATGGAGTCTCCACGTCTTCGGCGGCTGTGGCTACGGAGACTCAGGTTTCGACCCAAGACGACAAATTGAAAGAGACCCAGAAGGAGAAATCTGATAAGCTAGAGAAAGTCGTGCTTCCAACCAACGAGTCCTCTGAGAGCCTTCTCAGAATTCGCCACACG TGTGCACACGTGATGGCCATGGCTGTTCAAAAGCTCTTCCCAGATGCAAAAGTGACAATTGGTCCGTGGATAGAAAATGGGTTTTACTATGATTTTGACATGGAGCCTTTGACAGACAAAGAGTTGAAGAGAATCAAGAAGGAGATG GATCGCATCATTGGTAAAAATTTACCACTTATAAGAGAAGAAGTTTCAAGAGATGAAGCTCAGAGAAGAATAACTGCTCTCAATGAACCatacaaattggaaattttggaTAGCATTAAGGAAGATCCCATTACCATATATCATATTG GTAATGAATGGTGGGACCTATGTGCGGGACCTCATGTTGAATATACTGGAAAAATTAACAGAAAAGCTGTTGAACTTGAGTCTATTGCTGGTGCTTACTGGAGAGGGgatgaaaagaaacaaatgctGCAGAGGATCTATGGAACTGCATGGGAGAGTGAAGATCAATTGAAGGCATATCTTCATTTCAAAGAGGAAGCTAAACGTCGAGATCACAGGCGCCTTGGTCAAGTACTTGACCTGTTTTCTATACAG AATGATGCTGGTGGGGGTTTAGTGTTCTGGCATCCAAAGGGTGCTATTGTGAGGCATGTAATAGAAGATTTGTGGAAAAAGATCCACATAGAACGTGGTTATGATCTGCTGTATACTCCACATGTTGCAAAGGCAGATCTTTGGCGGATAAGTGGTCATCTGGATTTCTACAAAGAGAATATGTATGATCAGATGAATATTGAGGATGAACTTTATCAACTTCGACCGATGAACTGCCCCTATCACATCTTGATTTACAAGAGGAGGCCTCACTCTTATCATGATTTTCCTATTCGAGTTGCTGAGTTGGGAACAGTATATAGATATGAGTTATCTGGAAGCTTACATGGCCTTTTTCGTGTAAGAGGTTTTACTCAG GATGATGCACACATCTTTTGTCTAGAAGATCAGATTAAAGATGAAATCAGGGGTGTCCTAGATCTTACCGAAGAACTTTTACTGCAATTTGGCTTCAGCAAATATGAAGTCAATCTCTCTACGAGGCCAGAGAAATCTGTTGGAGATGATGATATATGGGTGAAAGCAACATCTGCCCTCAGAGATGCTTTGGATGATAAGGGTTGGAGCTATCAAAttgatgatggtggtggtgcCTTTTATGGTCCCAAGATTGATCTTAAGATTGAAGATGCTCTTGGAAGGAAGTGGCAGTGCTCAACTATACAG GTTGATTTTAACCTACCACAGCGTTTTGACATAACATATGTTGACTCAAACTCGGAAAAGAAGCGGCCTATAATGATTCATAGAGCTGTTCTTGGGTCCTTGGAGCGTTTCTTTGGAGTCCTTATAGAGCATTATGCTGGGGATTTTCCATTATGGCTTTCGCCAGTACAAGCTCATGTTTTACCGGTTACTGACACTCAG CTTGATTACTGCAAAGAGGTAACCAACAAACTGAAAGTAAATGGTATTCGCGGTGAACTTTGCCACGGTGAACGCCTACCAAAACTGATTAGAAATTCAGAGATGCTGAAAATCCCATTGATGGCTGTTGTCGGTGCCAAAGAAGTTGAAACTGGCACTGTTACAGTAAGATCCAGGTTTGGTGGGGATCTTGGCACTATGGCAATTGATGATTTTGTCAGTACAATCAAGTCGGCCATTGAAAGCAGAGCGTCAATTTGA
- the LOC117620976 gene encoding threonine--tRNA ligase, chloroplastic/mitochondrial 2 isoform X2 — translation MLILQRMATSSSFLSTPLLKASSSFPTHFLSPLKHCVSAPSTEFRALALYRNRNGVSTSSAAVATETQVSTQDDKLKETQKEKSDKLEKVVLPTNESSESLLRIRHTCAHVMAMAVQKLFPDAKVTIGPWIENGFYYDFDMEPLTDKELKRIKKEMDRIIGKNLPLIREEVSRDEAQRRITALNEPYKLEILDSIKEDPITIYHIGNEWWDLCAGPHVEYTGKINRKAVELESIAGAYWRGDEKKQMLQRIYGTAWESEDQLKAYLHFKEEAKRRDHRRLGQVLDLFSIQNDAGGGLVFWHPKGAIVRHVIEDLWKKIHIERGYDLLYTPHVAKADLWRISGHLDFYKENMYDQMNIEDELYQLRPMNCPYHILIYKRRPHSYHDFPIRVAELGTVYRYELSGSLHGLFRVRGFTQDDAHIFCLEDQIKDEIRGVLDLTEELLLQFGFSKYEVNLSTRPEKSVGDDDIWVKATSALRDALDDKGWSYQIDDGGGAFYGPKIDLKIEDALGRKWQCSTIQLDYCKEVTNKLKVNGIRGELCHGERLPKLIRNSEMLKIPLMAVVGAKEVETGTVTVRSRFGGDLGTMAIDDFVSTIKSAIESRASI, via the exons ATGTTAATTCTTCAGAGAATGgccacttcttcttctttcctttcaaCCCCTCTCCTAaaggcttcttcttcttttcccaCCCATTTCCTTTCCCCTCTTAAACACTGCGTTTCAGCACCCAGCACAGAGTTCAGGGCTCTTGCTCTTTACAGGAACAGAAATGGAGTCTCCACGTCTTCGGCGGCTGTGGCTACGGAGACTCAGGTTTCGACCCAAGACGACAAATTGAAAGAGACCCAGAAGGAGAAATCTGATAAGCTAGAGAAAGTCGTGCTTCCAACCAACGAGTCCTCTGAGAGCCTTCTCAGAATTCGCCACACG TGTGCACACGTGATGGCCATGGCTGTTCAAAAGCTCTTCCCAGATGCAAAAGTGACAATTGGTCCGTGGATAGAAAATGGGTTTTACTATGATTTTGACATGGAGCCTTTGACAGACAAAGAGTTGAAGAGAATCAAGAAGGAGATG GATCGCATCATTGGTAAAAATTTACCACTTATAAGAGAAGAAGTTTCAAGAGATGAAGCTCAGAGAAGAATAACTGCTCTCAATGAACCatacaaattggaaattttggaTAGCATTAAGGAAGATCCCATTACCATATATCATATTG GTAATGAATGGTGGGACCTATGTGCGGGACCTCATGTTGAATATACTGGAAAAATTAACAGAAAAGCTGTTGAACTTGAGTCTATTGCTGGTGCTTACTGGAGAGGGgatgaaaagaaacaaatgctGCAGAGGATCTATGGAACTGCATGGGAGAGTGAAGATCAATTGAAGGCATATCTTCATTTCAAAGAGGAAGCTAAACGTCGAGATCACAGGCGCCTTGGTCAAGTACTTGACCTGTTTTCTATACAG AATGATGCTGGTGGGGGTTTAGTGTTCTGGCATCCAAAGGGTGCTATTGTGAGGCATGTAATAGAAGATTTGTGGAAAAAGATCCACATAGAACGTGGTTATGATCTGCTGTATACTCCACATGTTGCAAAGGCAGATCTTTGGCGGATAAGTGGTCATCTGGATTTCTACAAAGAGAATATGTATGATCAGATGAATATTGAGGATGAACTTTATCAACTTCGACCGATGAACTGCCCCTATCACATCTTGATTTACAAGAGGAGGCCTCACTCTTATCATGATTTTCCTATTCGAGTTGCTGAGTTGGGAACAGTATATAGATATGAGTTATCTGGAAGCTTACATGGCCTTTTTCGTGTAAGAGGTTTTACTCAG GATGATGCACACATCTTTTGTCTAGAAGATCAGATTAAAGATGAAATCAGGGGTGTCCTAGATCTTACCGAAGAACTTTTACTGCAATTTGGCTTCAGCAAATATGAAGTCAATCTCTCTACGAGGCCAGAGAAATCTGTTGGAGATGATGATATATGGGTGAAAGCAACATCTGCCCTCAGAGATGCTTTGGATGATAAGGGTTGGAGCTATCAAAttgatgatggtggtggtgcCTTTTATGGTCCCAAGATTGATCTTAAGATTGAAGATGCTCTTGGAAGGAAGTGGCAGTGCTCAACTATACAG CTTGATTACTGCAAAGAGGTAACCAACAAACTGAAAGTAAATGGTATTCGCGGTGAACTTTGCCACGGTGAACGCCTACCAAAACTGATTAGAAATTCAGAGATGCTGAAAATCCCATTGATGGCTGTTGTCGGTGCCAAAGAAGTTGAAACTGGCACTGTTACAGTAAGATCCAGGTTTGGTGGGGATCTTGGCACTATGGCAATTGATGATTTTGTCAGTACAATCAAGTCGGCCATTGAAAGCAGAGCGTCAATTTGA
- the LOC117620985 gene encoding exopolygalacturonase clone GBGA483-like has protein sequence MGSKFILGTTFFLFLISFSIKARAADFDIKKYGAKADGKTDDSQAINSAWKEACASTTPSTVVIAKGNYMAGPVKFQGPCKAPVSIRVEGTLQAPAEPEKLKSQDGWVVFRNIDGLTVSGGGTFDGQGSVARSKNDCAKTGKCNSLPINIRFTGLTNSHIQNITTLNSKLFHINVLNCKNLTLQHVIITAPGESLNTDGIHIGRSSNINITGAEIKTGDDCISLGDGSQQINIEKVKCGPGHGISIGSLGRYHDEQPVTGVTVRNCTISNTSNGVRVKTWPASPNGVASDLHFEDIIMENVKTSPVLIDQEYCPNGQCQAKIPSKVKISNVSFKNIRGTSADPVVVKLACSKGIPCQNVQISDIHLTYNGKNGAATSVCTNVKPTMTGQIFPPACAKTAA, from the exons ATGGGTTCAAAATTTATTCTTGGAACTacattctttttgttcttgatATCATTTTCCATAAAAGCCAGAGCTGCAGATTTTGATATCAAGAAGTATGGAGCCAAGGCTGACGGCAAGACAGATGATAGCCAG GCTATTAATAGTGCTTGGAAAGAAGCATGCGCATCCACAACTCCGAGCACGGTTGTGATAGCAAAAGGAAACTACATGGCTGGTCCAGTGAAGTTTCAAGGGCCCTGCAAAGCACCGGTTAGCATTCGGGTTGAAGGAACCCTGCAGGCTCCGGCAGAGCCAGAAAAGCTCAAGTCACAAGATGGTTGGGTTGTTTTCCGAAATATTGATGGGTTAACAGTCTCAGGAGGTGGCACTTTTGATGGCCAAGGATCAGTAGCTCGGTCCAAAAATGATTGTGCCAAAACTGGAAAATGCAACTCACTGCCTATA AACATAAGATTCACAGGGCTTACCAATTCACACATTCAAAACATAACAACTTTGAACAGCAAGCTGTTCCACATAAACGTCTTGAACTGCAAAAACCTGACACTTCAACATGTGATCATCACCGCCCCTGGTGAAAGCCTAAACACAGATGGAATCCACATTGGCCGGTCATCGAACATCAACATCACCGGCGCAGAGATCAAAACCGGCGATGATTGCATCTCTCTTGGCGATGGAAGCCAGCAAATAAACATTGAAAAGGTGAAGTGCGGGCCGGGCCACGGTATCAGCATTGGGAGCCTAGGCAGGTACCATGATGAACAACCTGTCACAGGAGTCACAGTGAGAAACTGCACCATATCAAACACTTCAAATGGCGTGAGGGTCAAGACATGGCCAGCTTCTCCAAATGGTGTGGCCTCAGATTTGCACTTTGAGGACATAATTATGGAAAATGTGAAGACCTCCCCTGTTCTTATAGACCAAGAATACTGTCCAAATGGCCAATGCCAAGCAAAAATCCCGTCGAAAGTTAAGATCAGCAATGTGAGCTTCAAGAACATTAGGGGCACTTCTGCTGATCCTGTTGTTGTGAAGCTTGCTTGTAGCAAAGGCATTCCTTGCCAGAATGTGCAAATTAGTGACATCCATTTGACATACAATGGGAAAAATGGTGCTGCCACATCTGTATGTACTAACGTCAAGCCCACTATGACTGgccaaatttttccacctgcttGTGCAAAGACTGCAGCTTAA